One region of Mesobacillus boroniphilus genomic DNA includes:
- a CDS encoding CHRD domain-containing protein — translation MLKFFKARLKGKNEVPPVKTNAFGFAKFVANRNRTKIKFALEVEDIKNFVQAHIHFGKRGVNGPVIVFLFWC, via the coding sequence ATGCTGAAATTCTTTAAAGCAAGATTAAAAGGTAAAAATGAAGTCCCTCCTGTAAAAACTAATGCTTTTGGGTTTGCAAAATTTGTAGCTAATAGAAATAGAACTAAGATAAAGTTTGCACTAGAAGTTGAAGACATTAAAAACTTTGTTCAAGCACATATCCACTTTGGTAAACGTGGTGTTAATGGACCGGTAATAGTATTTCTTTTTTGGTGCTGA
- a CDS encoding STAS domain-containing protein, producing the protein MANSNYQVKVDKNEFVWNSQEGELTFDGAPALLFWDSAIELFLKTIEEISGSDVSKTVYEVTGFRMGHLVSSYYEGRSDVVQLLSEYSDIYKKAGWGVFEIHEYSFEEKRAVVRIRNSWEHRIFKLADKNEAGVLLPSHWAGIFSGLFKQDMWYKMVKSQLEGHDYDEIEIFPSTMTISHNIHELARKKEQESILELEKKVKERTEELNSLVQELSSPVIPVLNGILVIPLIGAYNDERISNLMEKALVELTRRKAKYLLIDLTGIKHVDSYTIHGIQKLIQSIRLIGGQCFIVGVSAELSIQILNSNVNLKGIQSFSSLQQGVEFAIQQNGYELVKKK; encoded by the coding sequence ATGGCCAATTCTAACTATCAGGTTAAAGTTGATAAAAATGAGTTTGTTTGGAATAGCCAGGAAGGAGAACTGACTTTTGATGGAGCTCCTGCACTGCTTTTTTGGGATTCAGCGATCGAGCTGTTTTTAAAAACGATTGAAGAAATTTCCGGAAGCGATGTCTCAAAGACAGTCTATGAAGTGACCGGATTTCGGATGGGACATCTTGTAAGCTCTTATTATGAAGGCAGAAGCGATGTGGTTCAGCTTTTGAGTGAATATAGTGATATCTACAAGAAGGCCGGCTGGGGAGTTTTTGAGATTCATGAGTACTCTTTTGAAGAGAAAAGGGCTGTCGTGAGAATCCGAAACAGCTGGGAACACCGTATTTTCAAGCTTGCTGATAAGAATGAAGCAGGGGTGCTGCTGCCGAGCCATTGGGCAGGGATTTTTAGTGGTCTATTCAAACAGGATATGTGGTATAAGATGGTGAAGAGCCAGCTTGAAGGACATGATTACGATGAAATTGAAATTTTCCCATCGACTATGACAATCTCTCACAATATTCATGAACTAGCTAGAAAGAAAGAACAAGAAAGTATCCTGGAATTGGAAAAGAAGGTGAAGGAACGGACGGAAGAGCTCAATTCTTTGGTTCAGGAGCTATCCTCACCAGTTATCCCAGTTCTTAATGGCATACTCGTTATCCCCTTGATTGGAGCATACAACGATGAACGGATTAGCAACTTGATGGAAAAAGCCTTGGTTGAACTCACCAGGCGCAAGGCTAAATACCTATTAATCGATTTAACAGGAATCAAGCATGTCGATTCATACACCATCCATGGCATTCAAAAATTGATCCAATCCATCCGTCTGATTGGAGGACAATGCTTTATTGTCGGCGTGTCAGCTGAACTGAGCATTCAAATCCTTAATTCAAATGTGAACCTTAAAGGAATCCAATCGTTCTCAAGCCTGCAGCAAGGCGTGGAATTCGCCATCCAGCAGAATGGGTATGAATTGGTTAAAAAGAAATAA